Below is a window of Streptomyces sp. NBC_01429 DNA.
ACCAGATCTCCACGACGCCCTGGTCGCGGACCATCACGACCTCGACCTTGCGGTCCTTGTCGATGCGCCAGTAGCCCGACTCGGACTCGATCGGCCTGATCTTCTTGCCCTCGCCGTCCAGCGCCCAGGTGTGCGAGACGTACTCGATGAAGTCCCGGCCGTCGTGGCTGAAGCTGACTTCCTGGCCGAAGTTGGCCTTCTCGTCACCGGGGAAGTCGAAGACGCCGACCCCCTCCCAGTCACCGAGGAGGAAGACGAGGGGGACGAGGTCCGGGTGCAGGTCGGACGGAATCTCGATCATGAGAGCAGCTCAGGCGATCTGTAGGGGTGAGGTGGGCGGACCAGCGGTCACCAGCGGTCAGGAGATCAGCGCTGGCCCTGGTACAGCTTCTTCACGGCCAGTCCGGTGAAGGCGAGCACGCCGACACAGACGAGGACCAGCAGGGTGGAGAAGAAGATCTCAAGCACGGGTGCTCCTCGGACGAGCGGTACGAGCGGTAGGGGCCGGGGCCCAGCCTAATGGGTGGGCGCCCGGCCCTCTCG
It encodes the following:
- a CDS encoding FABP family protein, which translates into the protein MIEIPSDLHPDLVPLVFLLGDWEGVGVFDFPGDEKANFGQEVSFSHDGRDFIEYVSHTWALDGEGKKIRPIESESGYWRIDKDRKVEVVMVRDQGVVEIWYGELADQKPQIDLVTDAVARTAASGPYSGGKRLYGYVNSDLMWVGEKATPEVPLRPYMSAHLKKIVTPDQVAAWAKDLGDLPDDGIAFFK